CAATTGTGGATAGATTGTCTTCTTAGTATACATAATTTTTGCTTCTGCATTGTTATAAAACACCATGGTTTCTCATAAATTTATAGAAAAAGGTATTTAAAACTGTAAGGAGGATCATTATGAATCATTTAAATCCGAATTCCTATGGTCTTCAGGATATTCCTGAACCTTTCAGAGGACAAAATAATAGCTTTGGCAATACTCCTATGAATCCATCTGAACCTAAGACAACAGCTGTAAAAGGCACCGGCAGATTTGCTTTGGAAGATTTTCTCTTAATTTTACTCCTGTTTTTACTCATAACCGATTATAAATAATTTCTTTCAAAAAAGCCCCTCAAGGGTTTTTTTGCTGTGTAACACTTAATTTTACTAGGTCATATTATATAACATACGAAAGATAATCCCTCTGGCTTATACCAAATTTATTGCGAAAGGAGGTGCAATAATGTCAAACGCTAAAAGCATTGGTTCTTACAACATCATCTTTTTATTCTTCTTCTTATTATTATTCAACGAAGGATACGGTTCTAAATTTGACAATTCTCTTTTCTTCTTCTTGTTAATATTCTTAATTTTATTTGGTGGATACGGATTTGGATACTAAGAATACATGAAAAGCAAAAACCAGAGAAAAATCTCTGGTTTTTGTGTTTCATTAGATGTTTTTCGGCTTCTAATACCTTATTCCGTAACCTATCTCTCCTCCAAAAAGTTTTTGAATATCTATGAGCCCCCATCCCTGCTGTTCCTGGGGAAATTTTAGATCATTCGTACAGCTTTTTAAACGAAGTTTGAGATCATTGGGAGTTACGTAAGGATATCTTTCCAGAAAAAGTGCCAGAGCTCCTGACACCATGGGGGTTGCCATAGAGGTTCCACTTTTTTTTACATAATAAGTTGTCAATGAATTCGCTGGGTCCTGCCCATCCTCCGGAATATATTTTGTGTCAGAAGCACAGGACATAATATCGGAACCCGGTGCAACCACATCCGGTTTTTTAATACAAGCTTTTGTAGGACCTCTGCCAGAATAATCCGATATAATGTCTCCATGAATATCCACACTTTTCTGGTCATCTGATGCACCGACTGTAATGACTTTTCTGCTGACTCCGGGTGAGGTAATGCTTTGCTTTCTGGGTCCGTCATTTCCTGCTGCAACGAGCGTAACAATTCCTGCATCCCATGCTGCATTGACAGCCTTTACCAAGGGATCGTTTTCTCCTTCTCTGTCAGGACTTCCTATAGATAAATTCGCTACTCTTATATTGTACCGATCCTTATTGTCAATCATCCATTGAATACCCGCCAATACGTTGGACGTGCTTCCATTTCCTTTTTCATCCAATATTTTAATACCTATTAAATTGCATGCCGGCGCAATACCTTTATACTGACCATTGGATTTGGTGCCGTCTCCCCCAATAATTCCTGCCACATGGGTCCCATGTCCATTATCATCATAAGGTTTTTCATATCCGTTTACAAAGTCTTTAAAAGCTATAATTCTGTTTCTTGGATGCATAAAATCCTCATGGGGATAAATTCCTGAATCCAAGACTGCAACACCTATTCCTCTGCCCGAGTACCCTCTTTGATGAGCCCAATCTGCATGAATTACTTCCCGGGCAATATTCATCTGCGCTGTTATATGGGAATCCTGCTGTACCTTTCTCACTCCTTTTAATTGCTGCAATTTCCCAAGATTCTCCTTAGGTATTTCTACTACGTATGAATTAATCATAGGAAGTCTGTACTTTACCTTTCCCAGATTGCATATTTCACATTCTTCTTCATCATTCATGCTGCATTCTACAATTACTTGAACAGTTTCCCTTGATGAATCAGCGGAATGAACGGAAGTATTGTGTGAATGCATTTTACCTTTTTGACTCATCATGCCTAATAAAAGCAGTAAAAGAGATTGATCCATATCGTTACTCCTTTCTTGATATTCCTTAATCGATGTATTGCTATATAAATAATGTATTAAATCATTTGCCTTTAGTTTACATTTTTCTCATTTTATTAAAGAAAACTATTGTAATATATGAGTTTGTCCCAAGTTTCATCAATTTTATCATTATTGTGTCATTTATATATTTCTAGTGCATAGAATATAAACGTGAGAAATAAATAAAAAAAATAAGGGAGGCTTTTTTATGGCAGAATCTAAATCTTTCTATGGAGGAAACTTTAGTATCTTATTCTTGTTCTTCTTCTTGTTGCTTTTCAATAATGGCGGAATTTTCGGCTATGAAACAAAAGACCAGGGGTTCGGCGGATTTGACAATTCCTTATTCTTCTTCCTGATCATCTTCTTACTTCTGTTTGGCGGATTCGGCGGCGGCGTTTGCTAAAAAGAACAGGAATAACCACCGCTATTACTTATTAAAAAAGCAGAGGAAAAATCCTCTGCTTTTTTATATTAAATATTAAATTTGGAGTTGCTTAAAAACAAAAGAAGAAGGATGAAAATGAGAAATTCTCCGTTTCCTAAACCTATTCCTGCAGATTTGCTGTTCAAACACTGTTCATCAATTTCGTAAACCCCATCATCCTGAATCAGAAGACGATCTTTCTTGTTTCCATTATTTCCATTGTTTTCACCGCTTTCATTGCTTTGAAACTGCACGGCTTTTACCTGCTGGCTAATATTCTGAAAAGTCCTATAGGTATTCATAACATCTATGCACTTATCAATTTGCACATGTATATCGGGATTGATAAAAGGTTTTATGGCTTGCAGCAGAGCAATTTCTTTTGTAGGATTTTCCTGCGCCTGGATTCTGTTCCCTTGAATAAGGGATTCAATTTTATTAATATATTTTTCTTTAAATTTATTTCGAATCATTTCTCTGATTTCGTTGAGATCTTGCTGCAAGTCTATGTTTGTACCTAATACTCCGCCAAGATTTTGAAGCAATTGGTTATTTGACATTTTCCCCCTCCTAGATCATTCATTAAACTCTTCATATACCAATGTATGACAAAAAGGAAAAATCTGTTAATTGTCTGTTGTATTATTATATGAACCGTTCCATTTCGTTAATCATATAATAATTTTAGAAGTTCTATGAGGTAGGTGTTGATATGAAAAAAGAATATGAAAAAGAAAAATTGCTGCTTCTGAACGAAATGATCTTTTTGTTCTTTTTCCTGCTTTTATTTGATAAGGATAAAACATTGGCTGATGAAAAGCTCTTCTTTGCTCTTATCGTATTTTACGTCTTATTCGTAATCGATCTGTCCCAACAAGCAAATGCTAAATTACGTAAAGGAAATGTAAAATCAAATACGTAAAGACTGTCATGTTTTTGCTGGTTTGGACATAAGCATATTATAACTGTAAAGTAACAAATGGACTTTAATATACTAAACAGAGGAGGCAGCCCTATGAAAGAGGAGAACCAAGAACCTACCGATGTTTCTGAAGATCAAAGTAATGATGAATTAGATGTTTCTAAACTCCTTGAGATGGCAAAACTTTTTTCAGCGCTCATGGCTAATGATAAAGAGGAGGATGAAGTTAATAGCAAAGATGAAAACAAGGATGAAGTTAAAGTTAATCAAGATACTGAAACCAATGCAAAGTCAGAGCCAAACAACATCTTTCAACTATTGGAAATGGCAAAACTCTTCTCAAAACTAATGGGGAATAACACGGTGCAAAATTCACCGTCTCAAATACCTGGTACAGCTCCTATAGTATACCCTTCCTCTGCTATTTTGTTTGATGAAACCCTGCATACCCCTCAAATGAAAGTAATAAAGGCTGCTATTCCCTATCTGAAACTCCATCATCAAAGGGTTCTTGGGGTTTTTGTCAAATTCTTGGAATTTAAAAAAGCAGTGGATCTATATAAACATAATAACAGTCCTTTATCCATAAAAAGCCTCGAAGAAAATCCCAATTGGAAAATAGATATGTTAAATTCCATCCGTCCTCACTGTACTGAAGAAAAGCAATGCATGGTAGATATGGTGATGAAGGTCATCGATATAGAAGAACTTATGAAAAAAATGCATTCCTTAAAGTATACTCAAGCAGACAATCCTCAAGCAAATATTCAGCAATCCAATCAAAGGCAAGCACTTATTCAAGCTCTGTCTCCTATGTTAAACGAGAAGCAAAAGCAAATGCTGGATTTACTGACTACTTTCATGGGACCTGCGTAAATATGATCTGAATTAAAGGAGGTTTGATCATGGGAAAGGATATTTTAAATGAATTGGATCCTGATATGGTCAAGGAAGTAAAAGAAGTGATGGAGAGCCTTAAAGGCAAATCAGAACAGGAAATATTAGAAAGCCTTGTTAAACTGGCAGCACAAAAAAGGAAATCCAATAAAAAGCTCACAAAAGAGCAAAGTACAGCGATTCTTCAAGCAATGAAAGAAGCTCTTCCTCCAAATCAAAGAAAAAAATTCGAAGCCTTACTTCAAATGATGCAAATGATGAATATGTAGTAAAAGCTATAGGAATGTCCCTATAGCTTTTTATATCACAATAAGATTATTGAATTGGTTAATATACTTCATAAAATTCATCTTCATCGAATCCTGATTCGTAGTCTCTGGTCCAATCTTTCTTTCGAGCAGTACTATTCGATAACTTCACTCTTCCCTTCTTTTTATTCCTTCCAGCTTCCAGTTCCATTTCTTTTCTCTTCTGCGCCTCTGCTTCCTTCTGAAGTCTCTTCATTCTCTCATAGCGATCAAATTCTGTTTCTTTCTTTGACACTACTATTCTCCTCCTATTAATGATTAAAACAATACTATTATATTATTATTCATAAATAGGAGTCCTGTCAATATCCAAAAGAAAAATCCTCAATTTTTTTCTATTATTTTACATTTAAAATATTATCTGTAAGCTGCAGGAATAAAATATTCGAAAGTCCCTCCCTGATTGATTTCACCAAAAAAGCGATAAGCTGGTTCTACAAGAAAGTTTTGATCTTTGGATTTTGTATAGACCAGTTCTGCCTGGCGAATATCTACTATGAGATTCTCTCCGTCAATCGGTACCTTTTCTAATTCATTATAAGCTTCTTTTATGGATTTAACAGACACAGTTTCATTGGATTTATAAATGAGCTGGTAACACTGAAGTTCTAATATTTCTCCGCTATAGCTTATATTTGCCTGTGTACAATAGCCATAATTTAAAATCCCTTCTAAAGTATTCACAAACCGTAGGTGATACATATTTTGATCCGGTATATCTTCTATAATGCTTTTTTGATGATGGCAAGCCAGATTTAAGGATTCTATAAATTCCATTACGCCTTCTATGGCTTTTTCTTTTGAAATTTTAGCATCCACATTTTCGTTTTTTCTCAACCTATTATATTTTATGACGCCTTCATTTTTGGAAACGATAAGCCGTTTTTCAGCATCTTCGATGATATACTCTGTTGGATTTTCTTTAACAGGATTCTTTATATCTAATTTTTCTCTGTAAAATTCCGCATCTTCTAAAGTCTTTTCTAT
This is a stretch of genomic DNA from Defluviitalea raffinosedens. It encodes these proteins:
- a CDS encoding S8 family peptidase is translated as MNIAREVIHADWAHQRGYSGRGIGVAVLDSGIYPHEDFMHPRNRIIAFKDFVNGYEKPYDDNGHGTHVAGIIGGDGTKSNGQYKGIAPACNLIGIKILDEKGNGSTSNVLAGIQWMIDNKDRYNIRVANLSIGSPDREGENDPLVKAVNAAWDAGIVTLVAAGNDGPRKQSITSPGVSRKVITVGASDDQKSVDIHGDIISDYSGRGPTKACIKKPDVVAPGSDIMSCASDTKYIPEDGQDPANSLTTYYVKKSGTSMATPMVSGALALFLERYPYVTPNDLKLRLKSCTNDLKFPQEQQGWGLIDIQKLFGGEIGYGIRY